One Vigna unguiculata cultivar IT97K-499-35 chromosome 11, ASM411807v1, whole genome shotgun sequence DNA window includes the following coding sequences:
- the LOC114170146 gene encoding protection of telomeres protein 1b-like — protein sequence MFKEMKEKTYIKLACKILYHSETKKNKFFIFDWDGIDTTKCHTFKPIRLTYVLTHLQLEHSPLSRDILCTSFTTLQLEHLPLSREILCTFSTVGSILRIVFKKGIQKSYLHLLGMCKWVKIMNMRLKLHVGLWHGVFTLTIKL from the exons ATGTTCAaagaaatgaaggaaaaaaCCTACATTAAATTGGCATGTAAGATCCTTTACCATAGtgagactaaaaaaaacaaattctttATCTTTGATTGGGATGGTATTGATACAACCAAATGTCATACGTTCAAACCTATAAGATTAACTTATGTGTTAACTCATTTACAACTAGAACATTCGCCTTTGTCAAGAGATATTTTATGTACTT CATTCACTACTCTACAGTTGGAACATTTGCCTTTGTCAAGAGAGATTTTATGTACATTTTCAACTGTTGGATCCATCCTTAGAATAGTTTTTAAGAAAGGTATTCAGAAGAGTTACCTCCACCTTTTAGGCATGTGTAAATGGGTCAAGATTATGAACATGCGTCTTAAGTTGCATGTTGGACTGTGGCATGGTGTTTTTACTCTTACtataaaactttga